The window TGCACTTGCGCTTACAGCATCCGGAGGAGACACGATGCCGCCCAACAAAAAACCTAATGCAAGTGAAAATCCGGGAATGATAGCATTTGCAAAGAAAGCTATAGCAATGGCAGTGAGGAAGACAACAATAAAAGCAAAACTTCCTATAATTCTTCTCCAATGCCAAAGTTCCTTCCAGGAATTTGTCCAAGCTGCTTCATATATTAGTGGAGGTAAGAAAATTATGAAAATCAATTCAGGGTCTATTTTCATAGCGGGAATAAATGGAATAAAACTAATCGTCAATCCACCTAGAACTAATAATACAGGGTATGCAACTTTAATTTTATTGCTCAGCATTATCAACAGGACTATAAAAACGATAAGGGCTAAATAAAACGGAAAAAGGTTCAGCATATCTACTTTATTTGGGGAATAGTTTCGTTTTTTTAGATGGTTTGTAGTTTAAATTTCACTGGTATGAAAATAAGTCTTATCCTATACTTGTTAAGTTTTTGGATCATGTTGTCTTAGTGTCCTCATATAAGTAAATTATTATTCATTAAGATTAAAAGGAATATATATACAACTTGGTAATTATTAAATAGATAGAAAGACCAGGAGATTTTATATAAAAATTTTAAAGAAATATTTGCGTAGTCAAGTAGCTACATATATATTTGTAGTCAAATAGCTACATAATGAATTTAAGACGAGATGTGTTTCAGGCTATAGCCGACCCAACAAGACGAGCAATACTTCTGTTGGTTGCTTCCCAATCCATGACCGCAGGAGCAATAGCAGCCAACTTTGACACTGCCAGACCAACTGTTTCGAAACATCTGCAAATACTTACTGAATGCGAATTGCTTAAGCAGGAGCAAAATGGCCGTGAGATGCACTATCATTTAAACCCTACCAAAATGAAAGAGATTGCAGACTTCATTGAACCATTCCGTAAGATGTGGGATGACAGGTTTAATAAATTGGAAGCTATTATGAAAAAATACAAGTCAAAAGAATAATAAAGCCGTATGGAGTTAAAAACAAAGATCAATGCCATGGATGGCAAACAAGAGATTGAGATTACAAGGGAGTTTGAATTGCCATTGGAATTACTTTTCAGAGCATACGTTGAACCTGAAATAGTAGAGCAATGGATGGGAACGAAGGTATTAAAACTGGAGAATAAAAAGCACGGAAGTTGGCAATTTGAAACGCTCGATCCCAAAGGGAATAAATACGGATTTAATGGAGTCATTCATGAATTTATTCCGAATGAGAAAATTACAAGAACATTCGAAATGGAGAGTGCACCTTTTGGCCCGCAGCTTGAGTTCTTAGAATTTGAGAAGCTTGGTGACGATAGGAGCAAACTTACCATGCACGTAATATACAGGTCCGTAACCATAAGAGATCAGATACTTCAGTTACCATTTGCTCAAGG is drawn from Sporocytophaga myxococcoides and contains these coding sequences:
- a CDS encoding SRPBCC domain-containing protein translates to MELKTKINAMDGKQEIEITREFELPLELLFRAYVEPEIVEQWMGTKVLKLENKKHGSWQFETLDPKGNKYGFNGVIHEFIPNEKITRTFEMESAPFGPQLEFLEFEKLGDDRSKLTMHVIYRSVTIRDQILQLPFAQGINMAHNRLQEIGNKLK
- a CDS encoding ArsR/SmtB family transcription factor; the encoded protein is MNLRRDVFQAIADPTRRAILLLVASQSMTAGAIAANFDTARPTVSKHLQILTECELLKQEQNGREMHYHLNPTKMKEIADFIEPFRKMWDDRFNKLEAIMKKYKSKE